A genome region from Leptospira langatensis includes the following:
- a CDS encoding thiolase C-terminal domain-containing protein, producing the protein MSFPVLLGVADSTIKDFPEAEYKGWSGQSKVFHHYKKSITTLLDFLGMKNETLASEITDFVSVEAASLGKQGYGHTVRIANDLGYTGMKAHVIDLGGASVTGAIGQARTILVDNPDAVVLVAAADVPKSAFKQVSDLKLVNETVCHPEFELDNGATLIAMYGLLMKRMMFEEGISISDLTDITKKFRTNAIGNPRAFTYQQEITEKQMSRPISDPYPSPMIAIVTDHGFATLLVSEEKAESWKAKGWIRKDLKPIHLVGASHAAHSEYFILKGGFASPSGNAGERLFSQSGYRREEVDYAWIYDCFTGMVIQQSSQYFKLPRKDVVESLKNSSLKLSNEKNVPINAMGGILNYQAAMSISAATGLVDIAVQYGLYAQEDQVGKVQKFSPKVSLLGGNGGIDSINSVALFSSERPGPERKPQAPQLSPLSLNRPGADPGEEGIVWSSTTVNMNPGFSWKPPYSLALVKLGENRFVLANIHEKDGTLRKNGDELQYDRTRVKIDRDGRRWKATLL; encoded by the coding sequence ATGAGTTTTCCAGTTCTTCTAGGAGTGGCCGACAGCACTATAAAAGATTTTCCAGAAGCGGAATACAAAGGATGGAGCGGACAGTCGAAAGTTTTCCACCACTATAAGAAATCTATAACCACTCTTCTGGATTTTCTTGGAATGAAGAACGAGACTCTTGCTTCCGAGATCACTGATTTCGTAAGCGTTGAGGCGGCTTCCTTAGGCAAACAAGGATATGGTCATACTGTAAGGATCGCTAACGATTTGGGTTACACCGGAATGAAAGCACATGTGATCGACTTGGGCGGAGCTAGCGTTACCGGAGCCATAGGACAGGCAAGAACCATCTTAGTGGATAATCCGGATGCAGTCGTATTAGTTGCCGCTGCAGATGTTCCTAAGTCCGCATTCAAACAAGTATCCGATCTGAAACTGGTCAACGAAACAGTATGTCATCCGGAATTCGAATTGGATAACGGAGCCACTCTGATTGCGATGTACGGACTTCTCATGAAGAGAATGATGTTCGAAGAAGGGATCAGCATCTCCGATCTAACGGACATTACTAAAAAATTCCGCACGAATGCGATCGGAAATCCCAGGGCATTCACGTACCAACAAGAGATCACTGAAAAGCAAATGTCCCGACCAATTTCGGATCCTTATCCGAGTCCTATGATCGCTATCGTAACGGATCACGGGTTTGCGACCTTACTCGTCTCCGAAGAGAAAGCAGAGAGCTGGAAAGCAAAGGGTTGGATCAGAAAAGATTTGAAACCGATCCATTTGGTAGGAGCTTCTCATGCGGCTCACAGCGAATACTTTATCTTAAAAGGAGGATTCGCTTCACCTTCGGGGAATGCAGGAGAAAGACTCTTCTCCCAATCCGGTTATAGAAGAGAAGAAGTGGATTACGCATGGATCTACGATTGCTTTACAGGGATGGTGATCCAACAATCCTCTCAGTATTTCAAACTTCCTCGAAAAGATGTGGTCGAGTCCTTAAAGAATTCTTCATTAAAACTTTCTAATGAAAAGAATGTTCCGATCAATGCGATGGGAGGTATATTGAATTACCAGGCAGCAATGTCTATCTCCGCGGCGACAGGCCTCGTAGACATTGCAGTCCAATATGGACTCTATGCGCAGGAAGATCAGGTAGGTAAGGTGCAAAAATTCTCTCCTAAGGTTTCTCTTCTTGGCGGGAATGGGGGAATTGATAGCATCAATTCGGTTGCGTTATTCTCTTCTGAACGACCAGGACCGGAAAGGAAACCGCAAGCTCCGCAATTATCCCCTCTCAGTCTGAATCGTCCCGGAGCGGATCCGGGAGAAGAAGGGATCGTTTGGTCTTCTACAACTGTAAATATGAATCCTGGATTTTCTTGGAAGCCGCCTTACTCCTTAGCTCTTGTGAAGTTAGGAGAGAATCGCTTTGTTCTCGCAAACATTCATGAGAAAGATGGGACGCTTAGAAAGAATGGGGACGAGTTGCAATACGACAGAACTCGGGTGAAAATAGATCGAGACGGAAGAAGATGGAAGGCCACTCTTTTATAA
- a CDS encoding acyl-CoA dehydrogenase family protein, with product MFLNPYLSSSDLEFYENVKDFAKERVLPSVEERDETGTWGDSIWKEMGSMGLLGIPVPEEYGGQGGTCLQCCIAQEAFNAGSLDGGFGLSWGAHMIIGTLPILFQGTEAQKKKYLPKLASGEWIAGLGLTEPDSGSDAAAMGTFATKVDGGFILNGSKLYITNGPNGQVFIIMARTTKSRGPMGVSAFIVESNMKGFYVSKVLKKLGHNTSMTAELSFQDMFVPDENLLGPLNSGFVRIGKGTLEWERTVLVAAVPGGMEFGLELCLDYAWKRHQFGKPILSFFGVQEKLARNWVYLCASRRLIYFVANKKDTDPTASLPFESSALKVFVTETAEEISNDAVQIHGGMGYMRECHVSRQFRDVKLGTIGGGTSEIQRSIISSTYAGFDKFMNVLAQALPEDVRQKAESLLGDTPEGKVLAAAKELLRSAGENPERKKKQSSEFGFADLAVFIVAVQLGLWDAVQSNADYKSEDRIRDLRILTFYAGCKFFKSVHFLKELDEEKTKALLSRFSELPTVDKDVANCVEFLKNGILGAQVA from the coding sequence GTGTTTTTAAATCCGTATTTGAGTTCTTCGGATCTAGAGTTTTATGAAAACGTAAAGGATTTTGCCAAGGAAAGAGTTCTACCTTCCGTTGAGGAAAGGGATGAGACCGGGACTTGGGGAGATTCCATTTGGAAGGAAATGGGAAGCATGGGACTCTTAGGGATCCCGGTTCCGGAAGAATACGGCGGACAAGGCGGGACCTGTCTGCAATGCTGTATCGCTCAAGAGGCGTTTAATGCAGGGTCCCTGGATGGAGGATTCGGTCTTTCCTGGGGAGCCCATATGATTATCGGGACCCTTCCGATCCTTTTTCAAGGAACAGAAGCTCAAAAGAAGAAATATCTTCCTAAGCTTGCTTCCGGAGAATGGATCGCCGGTCTGGGTTTGACGGAACCTGATTCCGGCTCCGACGCGGCAGCCATGGGAACGTTTGCCACCAAAGTGGACGGCGGATTCATATTAAACGGAAGTAAATTATATATTACGAATGGACCAAACGGTCAAGTATTCATCATAATGGCTAGGACTACTAAGTCCCGAGGGCCTATGGGAGTCTCCGCATTCATCGTGGAATCGAATATGAAGGGATTCTATGTGAGTAAGGTATTAAAGAAACTCGGCCACAATACTTCTATGACCGCCGAACTTTCCTTTCAGGATATGTTCGTGCCGGATGAGAATCTGCTTGGCCCTTTGAATTCCGGATTCGTTCGTATCGGTAAGGGAACTCTGGAATGGGAAAGAACTGTTCTTGTAGCCGCCGTTCCTGGCGGAATGGAGTTCGGACTGGAACTTTGTTTGGATTACGCATGGAAGCGTCATCAATTCGGCAAACCGATCCTTTCTTTCTTTGGAGTGCAAGAGAAGCTCGCTCGCAACTGGGTGTATCTATGTGCTTCTCGCAGGTTGATCTATTTTGTGGCAAATAAGAAAGATACGGATCCAACAGCTAGCCTTCCTTTTGAAAGTTCTGCGTTAAAGGTATTCGTGACCGAAACTGCAGAAGAGATCTCTAACGATGCGGTACAGATCCATGGGGGAATGGGCTACATGAGAGAATGTCATGTGAGCCGACAATTCAGAGACGTTAAGTTAGGAACGATTGGCGGCGGAACGTCCGAGATCCAAAGAAGTATTATCTCTTCTACGTATGCAGGCTTTGATAAATTCATGAACGTTCTCGCACAGGCTCTTCCGGAAGATGTGCGTCAAAAAGCGGAGAGTTTGCTCGGAGACACTCCTGAAGGAAAAGTCTTGGCCGCTGCAAAGGAATTACTACGCTCTGCGGGAGAAAATCCGGAAAGAAAGAAGAAACAATCTTCCGAGTTCGGGTTCGCGGATTTGGCCGTATTTATCGTAGCGGTGCAACTCGGTCTCTGGGACGCAGTGCAATCGAACGCGGATTATAAGTCGGAAGATAGGATCAGAGATCTGAGGATCCTGACATTCTACGCCGGATGTAAGTTTTTCAAGAGTGTTCATTTCCTAAAAGAGTTGGATGAGGAAAAAACGAAAGCATTGTTAAGCAGATTTTCCGAACTTCCCACAGTTGATAAAGATGTAGCAAATTGCGTCGAGTTCCTAAAGAACGGGATCCTGGGCGCACAGGTTGCTTAA
- a CDS encoding AMP-dependent synthetase/ligase, whose amino-acid sequence METDQKYFYDMLERAASRFPNKESFARRTKDGIKGRTFLEIKSLVDALVAGFISEGVQKDDKFLYLCDASQNWIIGDIAIVTSGAVSVPRGTDVVDEDILYIVNHSESKYALVQKEKDKQRLIQLGSKLPSLKKVFVMEDDIGNLKTGEGSLSDLIEKGKVYLSSHQNCVKQRMKEKAPNELATLIYTSGTTGAPKGVMLNQTGWISAVEKVIGFVQLNSSDSGVSLLPPWHAFERAIEYCIVELGAGFLVSNINNLKEDLKDFQPTLFPSVPRIWESLYNGIVNKVSKESALKKAIFDFFLKIGHLWATQKGILFGYDFHIKRPNLLLRPFAKLLALINLILLSPLKLGAILVFRPIHKALGGKLRVSVSAGSALPSVVDKFLSSIGLIVLEGYGMTETSAVLSIRKPKQPSPGTVGTPIQGYECILKDEHGNLVPPGGKGSLWVKSKQVLMGYYKRPELNEVVFDKNGFFDTGDIMRFNYRNELVFAGRAKDTIVLAGGENVEPVPIEDQLLNSPYVNQVMVTGHESKYLVALIVPDFERLKAEFPDLPEDLNSWNTHPKIREIFKKEVSERISRKNGFKSFEVVPQNAFYILPRPFDPDKEMTRTLKMKRNEILESFKKEVSDLTKN is encoded by the coding sequence TTGGAAACAGATCAAAAGTATTTTTATGATATGCTGGAGAGAGCCGCATCTCGGTTCCCCAATAAGGAAAGTTTTGCCCGGAGAACAAAAGACGGGATCAAAGGTAGAACCTTTTTGGAGATCAAATCCTTAGTAGATGCTTTGGTTGCCGGATTCATTTCGGAAGGAGTCCAAAAGGACGATAAATTCCTATATCTTTGCGATGCTAGTCAGAACTGGATCATCGGTGATATAGCTATCGTAACGTCAGGAGCGGTTTCCGTTCCGAGAGGAACCGACGTCGTAGACGAAGATATATTATATATTGTGAATCATTCTGAAAGCAAATACGCTCTGGTTCAGAAAGAAAAAGACAAACAACGATTGATCCAACTCGGATCTAAACTTCCTTCCTTGAAAAAAGTCTTCGTAATGGAAGACGATATAGGAAATTTAAAAACTGGAGAAGGGAGTCTTTCCGATCTGATCGAGAAAGGAAAAGTGTATCTCTCTTCCCATCAGAACTGCGTGAAACAGCGCATGAAGGAAAAGGCTCCAAACGAACTTGCTACATTGATCTATACATCCGGGACCACCGGTGCTCCGAAGGGAGTTATGCTGAACCAAACAGGTTGGATCTCAGCCGTTGAAAAGGTGATCGGATTCGTTCAGTTGAATTCTTCCGATTCGGGAGTGAGCCTTCTTCCTCCTTGGCATGCGTTCGAGAGAGCAATCGAATATTGTATCGTCGAATTAGGTGCAGGCTTCTTGGTTTCGAATATCAATAATCTAAAAGAAGATCTGAAGGATTTTCAGCCTACTTTATTCCCTTCCGTTCCTAGGATCTGGGAATCCTTATATAACGGTATCGTAAACAAGGTCTCTAAAGAATCCGCTTTAAAGAAGGCGATCTTCGATTTCTTCTTAAAAATAGGTCATCTTTGGGCTACCCAAAAGGGAATTCTTTTCGGATACGATTTTCATATCAAAAGACCGAACTTACTGCTTCGTCCGTTCGCTAAATTATTAGCGCTAATAAATCTGATCTTACTCTCTCCTTTGAAGTTAGGAGCGATCCTGGTATTCCGCCCCATCCATAAAGCATTGGGTGGAAAGTTAAGGGTTTCCGTTTCTGCAGGAAGTGCTCTTCCTTCCGTAGTAGACAAATTCCTTTCTTCGATCGGATTGATCGTGCTGGAAGGTTACGGTATGACGGAAACTTCTGCCGTGCTTTCGATTCGTAAACCGAAGCAACCTTCTCCCGGAACTGTAGGAACTCCTATCCAAGGATATGAATGCATCTTGAAGGACGAGCACGGAAATCTAGTTCCTCCAGGCGGAAAGGGAAGCCTTTGGGTGAAATCGAAGCAAGTCTTAATGGGATATTACAAGCGTCCTGAATTGAACGAAGTCGTTTTCGATAAGAATGGTTTCTTTGATACAGGGGATATCATGCGTTTCAACTATAGAAACGAGTTGGTATTTGCGGGCCGTGCAAAGGATACGATCGTTCTCGCCGGTGGAGAGAATGTGGAGCCAGTCCCGATCGAAGACCAGCTCTTGAATTCTCCGTATGTGAATCAGGTTATGGTAACGGGACATGAGTCGAAATATCTAGTGGCCTTGATCGTACCTGATTTTGAAAGATTAAAGGCCGAATTTCCCGACTTACCGGAAGATCTGAATTCTTGGAATACTCATCCTAAGATTAGAGAGATATTCAAGAAAGAAGTCTCTGAGAGAATTTCGCGTAAGAACGGATTTAAATCCTTCGAAGTGGTTCCTCAGAACGCTTTTTATATTCTCCCTCGTCCTTTTGATCCGGACAAAGAGATGACTCGCACTCTTAAGATGAAACGTAACGAAATATTAGAAAGTTTTAAAAAGGAAGTTTCCGATCTTACTAAGAATTGA
- a CDS encoding suppressor of fused domain protein — MNQTTEPKILYQEANPYGSLTAFLEDDGRTVYLYLQAEESPDFAIKSVWVCNRIDAPKTRTELDLRSGLAPYLIEAEVTDPKGHPEFDTNEIHFIWSEEGNGLALFYKEELYAYLPPWSGVKDFHGYSKFAKADAITAYPLGNTEFGIIPDRIKQDRNFWEFRSTKGVWKNIQESRLSYLESVFGKHDKYWSADGGKYPQLGIARFKPADLPGVYVYTTVGMSSQNQPSVELYRKDYEDYARVELILATKVSDEDRSESWVPHQIGEIIRYPWSMSKWFGHGHTISMNRRDPEALYLTFTSLALRQIGEEEGFPKLTGLRSEREKPIRFISLLPISEEERVFVQEKNSDEFFSLFDRLGSKWIHNPERGSAI, encoded by the coding sequence ATGAATCAAACAACTGAACCTAAGATTTTATACCAAGAGGCGAATCCATACGGATCCCTCACTGCATTTTTAGAAGATGATGGCCGCACAGTATATCTGTATTTGCAGGCCGAAGAAAGTCCAGATTTCGCGATCAAATCTGTTTGGGTTTGCAATCGCATAGATGCACCTAAGACAAGGACCGAATTAGATCTTCGTTCCGGACTCGCTCCCTACCTTATAGAAGCAGAAGTTACCGATCCGAAAGGACATCCTGAATTCGATACAAACGAGATCCATTTCATCTGGTCCGAAGAAGGGAACGGGCTCGCTTTATTCTATAAAGAAGAGTTATATGCATATCTTCCTCCTTGGTCCGGAGTAAAAGACTTTCATGGTTATTCTAAATTCGCTAAGGCGGACGCAATTACAGCCTATCCTTTAGGGAATACGGAGTTTGGGATCATTCCGGATCGGATCAAGCAAGACAGGAATTTCTGGGAATTTCGTTCTACCAAAGGCGTTTGGAAGAATATACAAGAATCCAGATTGTCCTATCTCGAAAGCGTATTCGGAAAACATGATAAGTATTGGTCTGCGGATGGGGGAAAGTATCCTCAATTAGGGATTGCAAGGTTCAAACCTGCGGATCTTCCCGGAGTATATGTATATACCACTGTGGGAATGAGCTCTCAGAACCAACCATCGGTAGAATTGTACCGTAAAGACTATGAAGACTATGCAAGGGTCGAACTCATACTCGCTACTAAAGTCTCGGACGAGGACAGATCCGAGAGCTGGGTACCTCACCAAATCGGAGAGATCATCCGTTACCCTTGGAGCATGAGCAAATGGTTCGGTCATGGACATACGATCTCCATGAATCGAAGGGATCCGGAAGCATTGTACCTTACATTTACTTCTCTTGCATTGAGACAGATAGGAGAAGAAGAAGGATTTCCAAAACTTACCGGACTCAGATCGGAAAGAGAGAAGCCCATTCGTTTTATTTCCCTGCTCCCCATCTCTGAAGAAGAAAGAGTATTCGTGCAAGAGAAGAACTCCGATGAATTCTTTTCCTTATTCGATCGACTTGGATCTAAGTGGATCCACAATCCGGAACGAGGATCCGCGATCTAG
- a CDS encoding MaoC family dehydratase: MYQKGKTFDEIQIGEKASFTKTITETDIYLFAGISGDFNPLHVDEEYAKTTAFGTRIAHGGLAASLLAPVLGMKLPGLGTIALETLTKFRKPVFPGDTITCTVEVKEKIPRLKAVSMNIEWTNQKNETIGKGECKVIPPGAV, translated from the coding sequence ATGTACCAAAAGGGAAAGACTTTTGACGAGATCCAGATCGGAGAAAAGGCAAGTTTCACTAAGACAATAACCGAAACCGATATCTATCTATTTGCGGGGATTAGCGGCGATTTCAATCCATTGCATGTGGATGAGGAATACGCTAAGACCACCGCTTTCGGGACACGTATTGCTCACGGAGGGTTGGCTGCTTCTCTTCTGGCACCGGTACTTGGGATGAAGCTTCCCGGTCTTGGGACCATCGCCTTGGAAACCCTAACCAAATTCCGTAAGCCTGTCTTTCCGGGAGATACGATCACTTGCACTGTGGAAGTGAAGGAAAAAATTCCTAGGCTCAAAGCGGTGTCTATGAATATCGAATGGACCAATCAGAAAAACGAAACCATCGGCAAGGGAGAATGTAAGGTCATTCCCCCCGGCGCTGTTTAA
- a CDS encoding cysteine-rich CWC family protein, translated as MTQKQCPSCSRSFECGVDEKECWCFNVSLDEKALQNIREMYENCLCRECLTRFETNIVQISN; from the coding sequence ATGACTCAGAAACAATGCCCTAGTTGTTCAAGATCCTTTGAGTGCGGAGTGGATGAGAAAGAATGTTGGTGCTTTAACGTTTCTTTGGATGAGAAGGCTTTACAAAATATAAGGGAGATGTACGAGAATTGTTTGTGTAGAGAGTGTCTGACTCGATTTGAAACGAACATAGTTCAGATAAGTAATTAG
- a CDS encoding PP2C family protein-serine/threonine phosphatase has product MRNILLIFLSVILFSLILFSGLLNSYSKEGRLPFYFYPNGVVAVSSDESYSDLVGMRIDLIEYEIVRKLGQDYGLSGHTFHFFGKEGSAVKTLSLVTRSSFEVLQDFLPDITISLLYFLVAIWFFFYTRDLYIFLLFGSLSSIFLFNFFLLAFHDFLFPFFFFLYFTSFLVLDVSFRLRGKEIPSRWFAPQVIFSLVAGFVGASQKGNPDLFQFLSTNGIYFNLFSAGLCILQLVFHTIRNRSNYQEIFKKLSIVLAFLLITLVPYIMAEFGNAKTFFMIRPYLTVAFFLFPALVVFGTYTYSLVPVQIAFSSSLTSVYSILILTFGYLFGLEFFVRWNPGFLGKYQREWNIFYVVIAAYFLSSLNNKLYQWIDYWSFRSNPKLHTALEELSVMIGAPISMRATINNLIRRLVDALEVERLQILIPADKFPRTDLRNINFVRIPYGSEIWTYFEDHTEVTVTSHLAYGLGIRESVFQFLSQMKVQLAYPLFNFEKGKEVIAVFLVGEKRNRKNFTLGELRFLKECTRLASLLIRNYSLLVDEVEKKRIVRDLNMASILDKTLHLPELETVKGTSVGYFTLPAVGISGDYLDILRITPKKQLLFLGDVSGHGLGSGYLVSAIRGIIRRQLGNSPSLPDIFRAINLFLIERYRGSEFMTSIAGIYNASDGAFSFVNAGHTPPICIRKGGKIEVRSETQRVLGVLPTDYRLLTVHLNPGDKLVLFTDGVTETFDEKEEIFGEENLLRLLSINHDKDAQSLADIVRKTLEEFRNHKEPSDDISFVCLEVSE; this is encoded by the coding sequence ATGAGAAATATTCTCTTAATATTTCTTTCTGTGATCCTATTCAGTCTGATCCTTTTTTCAGGCTTACTTAATTCATATTCTAAGGAAGGAAGACTTCCCTTCTATTTCTATCCGAACGGGGTGGTAGCAGTATCATCCGACGAATCTTATTCCGATCTGGTCGGCATGAGGATCGATCTGATAGAATATGAGATCGTTCGTAAATTAGGCCAGGACTACGGCTTATCCGGACACACCTTCCATTTCTTCGGGAAAGAAGGAAGCGCAGTGAAAACTCTTTCTTTAGTCACTCGTTCTTCTTTCGAAGTACTGCAAGACTTTCTTCCGGACATTACAATTTCCTTATTGTACTTCTTAGTTGCAATATGGTTCTTCTTTTATACGAGGGATCTGTATATATTCCTTCTTTTCGGCTCCTTATCTTCTATCTTTCTGTTTAACTTTTTCTTACTCGCGTTCCATGATTTTCTTTTTCCATTCTTCTTCTTTTTATATTTTACCAGCTTTCTTGTTCTAGACGTTTCCTTCCGATTGAGAGGGAAGGAAATTCCCTCTAGATGGTTTGCTCCACAAGTCATCTTCTCGCTAGTTGCAGGGTTTGTGGGAGCATCCCAAAAAGGAAATCCGGATCTATTCCAATTCCTTTCTACAAACGGTATCTATTTTAATTTGTTCTCTGCCGGACTGTGTATTTTGCAGTTAGTGTTCCATACTATCCGCAATAGAAGCAACTACCAAGAGATCTTTAAGAAGCTTAGTATCGTCTTAGCCTTCTTATTAATCACCTTGGTTCCCTATATCATGGCAGAATTCGGGAACGCCAAAACCTTCTTCATGATACGTCCGTATCTGACTGTAGCCTTCTTTCTATTTCCTGCACTCGTGGTATTCGGAACCTATACCTATTCGCTGGTTCCGGTGCAAATTGCATTCAGCTCCTCTCTTACCTCAGTATATTCCATCTTAATCCTAACCTTCGGTTATTTGTTCGGATTAGAATTCTTCGTACGCTGGAATCCCGGCTTTTTGGGAAAATACCAAAGAGAATGGAATATTTTCTACGTTGTCATTGCAGCTTACTTCCTAAGTTCTCTGAACAATAAATTGTACCAATGGATAGATTATTGGAGCTTCCGCAGTAATCCTAAATTGCATACTGCTCTCGAAGAATTGTCCGTAATGATCGGAGCTCCTATCTCAATGCGTGCCACCATCAACAATCTAATACGCAGATTGGTCGACGCCTTAGAAGTAGAAAGACTGCAAATCCTGATCCCTGCGGATAAATTTCCCCGCACGGATCTTAGAAATATCAACTTCGTACGAATCCCTTACGGATCGGAGATTTGGACTTACTTTGAGGATCATACGGAAGTTACCGTAACGTCTCACTTGGCCTACGGTTTAGGGATCCGCGAATCCGTTTTTCAATTCCTAAGCCAGATGAAAGTGCAACTCGCCTACCCATTATTCAATTTCGAGAAGGGAAAGGAAGTTATCGCAGTCTTCTTAGTGGGAGAAAAAAGAAACAGAAAGAATTTCACACTAGGTGAGCTCAGATTCTTAAAGGAATGCACGAGACTCGCATCCTTGCTCATTCGAAATTATAGCCTTTTGGTAGATGAAGTGGAAAAGAAGAGGATAGTAAGAGACCTGAATATGGCCTCTATCTTGGATAAAACCCTTCATTTACCCGAATTAGAGACCGTAAAAGGCACTAGTGTAGGATATTTTACTCTTCCTGCAGTTGGGATCTCTGGAGATTACTTGGATATCCTAAGGATCACTCCGAAGAAGCAATTGTTGTTTTTAGGAGATGTATCAGGACATGGATTAGGTTCAGGCTATCTAGTTTCCGCTATTAGAGGAATTATTCGCCGTCAGTTGGGCAATTCTCCTTCTCTTCCTGATATTTTTAGAGCGATCAATCTGTTTTTGATAGAGAGATATAGAGGAAGCGAGTTCATGACTTCGATCGCTGGCATCTATAATGCAAGTGATGGAGCGTTTTCATTCGTAAATGCAGGTCACACACCACCGATTTGCATTCGAAAAGGTGGAAAAATAGAAGTTAGAAGTGAAACTCAGCGTGTTCTAGGCGTACTTCCTACTGATTATCGCTTATTAACCGTTCACTTGAACCCGGGAGATAAGTTAGTTTTATTCACAGACGGTGTGACTGAAACGTTTGATGAGAAGGAAGAGATCTTCGGAGAAGAGAATCTTCTTCGACTTTTGTCTATCAATCATGATAAAGACGCGCAATCACTAGCTGATATAGTCAGAAAGACTCTAGAAGAGTTTAGAAATCATAAAGAACCTAGTGATGATATCTCTTTTGTCTGTTTAGAAGTGTCCGAGTAA